In Caproiciproducens sp. NJN-50, the following are encoded in one genomic region:
- the rpsG gene encoding 30S ribosomal protein S7 has translation MPRRGSTAKRDVLPDPLYNSKIVTRLINNIMYDGKKGVAQKIVYGAFDIIRDKTGKEPLDIFEQAMENVMPSLEVKARRVGGATYQVPMEVRPERRQTLGLRWVTGYARQRSEKTMKERLAGEILDAVNGAGGAAKKRDETHKMAEANRAFAHYRW, from the coding sequence GTGCCAAGAAGAGGTTCAACCGCAAAGCGCGATGTTTTGCCGGATCCACTTTATAATTCCAAAATCGTAACACGGCTGATCAATAATATCATGTACGACGGAAAAAAGGGCGTTGCCCAGAAGATCGTGTACGGCGCATTTGATATTATCAGGGACAAAACGGGGAAAGAACCGTTGGATATCTTTGAACAGGCCATGGAAAATGTAATGCCTTCTCTGGAAGTCAAGGCCCGCCGCGTCGGCGGCGCCACCTATCAGGTCCCGATGGAAGTCCGTCCGGAAAGGCGGCAGACCCTGGGACTTCGCTGGGTGACTGGCTATGCAAGACAGCGCAGTGAGAAGACGATGAAAGAGAGACTTGCCGGCGAAATCCTGGATGCTGTGAACGGTGCTGGCGGCGCTGCCAAAAAGCGCGATGAAACGCATAAGATGGCAGAAGCAAACAGGGCATTTGCACATTACCGCTGGTAA
- the rpsL gene encoding 30S ribosomal protein S12, which yields MPTFNQLVNTGREVSVKKAKAPALLRGWNSKKRIPIDQDSPQKRGVCTVVKTATPKKPNSALRKIARVRLSNGIEVSAYIPGVGHNLQEHSVVMIRGGRVKDLPGVRYHIIRGTLDTQGVAQRMQARSKYGAKRPKAGAAKK from the coding sequence ATGCCAACCTTTAACCAACTGGTCAATACTGGAAGAGAAGTATCTGTGAAAAAGGCGAAGGCTCCTGCGCTTTTAAGGGGCTGGAACTCAAAAAAACGGATTCCGATCGACCAGGATTCTCCTCAAAAGCGCGGTGTCTGCACGGTCGTGAAAACAGCGACTCCGAAAAAGCCGAACTCTGCCCTAAGAAAAATCGCGAGAGTCAGGCTCTCCAACGGGATTGAAGTCAGCGCCTACATTCCCGGCGTCGGCCACAATCTTCAGGAGCACAGCGTCGTAATGATCCGCGGCGGACGTGTCAAGGATCTGCCTGGTGTCCGCTATCACATTATCCGCGGAACTCTGGATACGCAGGGTGTTGCTCAGCGCATGCAGGCCCGTTCCAAGTATGGTGCAAAGCGGCCGAAGGCCGGTGCTGCAAAAAAATAA
- the rpoC gene encoding DNA-directed RNA polymerase subunit beta', which yields MEFNTFESIKIGLASPEKIREWSHGEVKKPETINYRTLKPERDGLFCERIFGPTKDWECHCGKYKRIRYKGKICERCGVEVTRAKVRRERMGHIELAAPVSHIWYFKGIPSRMGLMLDISPRMLEKVLYFALYIVTDPGDVRELQKKQLLNEKEYRDMREKYEDDFQAGMGAEAIKSLLSEIDLDEVSTELKTELVSATGQKRVRILKRLEVVEAFRLSGNRPEWMIMDCIPVIPPDLRPMVQLDGGRFATSDLNDLYRRVINRNNRLKRLLELGAPDIIVRNEKRMLQEAVDALIDNGRRGRPVTGPNNRPLKSLSDMLKGKQGRFRQNLLGKRVDYSGRSVIVVGPDLKMYQCGLPKEMALELFKPFVMKRLVETQASGNIKAARKAVERAKPEVWDALEIVIKNHPVLLNRAPTLHRLGIQAFEPVLVEGRALKLHPLACTAYNADFDGDQMAVHVPLSSEAQAEARFLMLAAGNLLKPSDGRPVTVPTQDMVLGSYYLTLDKDGEKGEGKYFRNFDEAIMAYNEQVIDLHAKIKVRRTLVFDGEPESQIVETTVGRMIFNRPIPQDLGYVDRSKPENRFKFEIEFLVGKKQLGQIIDRCIKVHGVPKTSEVLDAIKAQGYKYSTRSGITVSVSDATIPPQKKEIIADAEQKIDTISEQYKMGLLSNGERYNAVLKTWTKATEDVSSALQKNLDRYNPIFMMADSGARGSMSQIRQLAGMRGLIANTSGKTIEIPIRANYREGLNILEYFISSRGARKGLADTALRTADSGYLTRRLVDVSQDVIIREDDCGATEGLEIFDIKEGKEIIETMHERLIGRYLLEDFVDEATGEVLVSKDKLMDDRDAELITSRGIKKIKIRSILDCRAKHGVCKKCYGANLATRMPVTVGEAVGIIAAQSIGEPGTQLTMRTFHTGGVASAEDITQGLPRVEELFEGRKPKHLAIISEIAGKVSFDEIKKSRHVVVTNSETGENKSYLIPFGSRIIVSEGDEIKAGTRVTEGSVNPHDVLAISGTQAVQDYLIEEVQKVYRMQGVDINDKHIEVIVRQMLKKVRVEEAGDTTLLPSALIEKSELEAENQIVRDRIAAGETDLQEATATPVLLGITKASLATDSFLSAASFQETTRVLTDAAIKGKVDPLLGLKENVIIGKLIPAGTGMKCYRDVEIEPTGENLTNSAV from the coding sequence ATGGAATTTAACACCTTTGAATCCATAAAGATTGGACTTGCTTCACCTGAAAAAATTCGGGAGTGGTCACACGGCGAAGTCAAGAAGCCGGAAACGATCAACTACCGTACTTTAAAGCCGGAACGTGACGGATTGTTCTGCGAACGCATTTTCGGGCCCACTAAGGACTGGGAATGCCATTGCGGCAAATACAAGAGGATCCGTTACAAAGGGAAAATCTGCGAGCGCTGCGGCGTTGAGGTCACCCGTGCGAAGGTCCGCCGCGAACGCATGGGCCATATCGAACTCGCGGCCCCCGTTTCCCACATCTGGTATTTCAAGGGGATCCCTTCCCGCATGGGGCTGATGCTCGATATTTCTCCGCGGATGCTGGAAAAGGTGCTGTACTTTGCCCTTTATATTGTGACGGACCCGGGAGATGTGCGCGAACTGCAAAAAAAGCAGCTGCTGAATGAAAAAGAATACCGCGACATGCGCGAAAAATATGAGGACGATTTTCAGGCGGGCATGGGAGCGGAGGCAATCAAATCACTGCTGTCCGAGATCGATCTGGACGAAGTTTCCACGGAACTAAAGACGGAGCTTGTGAGCGCCACGGGACAGAAGAGGGTCCGCATCCTGAAACGCCTTGAGGTTGTGGAGGCGTTCCGCCTTTCCGGCAACCGTCCCGAATGGATGATCATGGACTGCATTCCGGTGATTCCGCCGGACCTGCGCCCGATGGTTCAGCTGGACGGCGGGCGGTTTGCCACTTCGGACCTGAACGATCTGTACCGCCGCGTCATCAACCGGAACAACCGGCTGAAGAGGCTTTTGGAGCTCGGCGCGCCGGATATCATCGTCCGCAATGAAAAGAGAATGCTTCAGGAAGCTGTTGACGCGCTGATCGACAACGGCCGCCGCGGGCGTCCGGTCACCGGGCCGAACAACCGTCCGCTGAAATCCCTTTCCGATATGCTGAAAGGCAAGCAGGGCCGCTTCCGTCAGAACCTTCTCGGCAAGCGCGTCGACTATTCGGGCCGGTCGGTCATCGTGGTCGGACCGGACCTGAAAATGTACCAGTGCGGCCTGCCGAAGGAAATGGCGCTGGAGCTCTTTAAGCCCTTTGTGATGAAACGCCTTGTGGAAACACAGGCGTCCGGCAATATCAAGGCGGCAAGAAAAGCGGTGGAACGCGCCAAGCCTGAAGTTTGGGATGCCCTTGAGATCGTCATCAAGAATCATCCGGTCCTTCTGAACCGCGCCCCGACCCTGCACCGCCTGGGCATTCAGGCTTTTGAGCCCGTTCTGGTCGAGGGCCGCGCCCTGAAGCTCCATCCGCTGGCTTGCACCGCTTATAACGCCGACTTCGACGGCGACCAGATGGCCGTGCACGTTCCGCTTTCCTCGGAGGCCCAGGCGGAAGCCCGCTTCCTGATGTTGGCGGCCGGGAACCTGTTAAAGCCTTCCGACGGCAGGCCTGTTACCGTGCCGACCCAGGATATGGTCCTGGGGTCCTATTACCTTACCCTGGATAAGGACGGTGAAAAGGGAGAGGGCAAATACTTTCGCAACTTCGATGAAGCGATCATGGCCTACAACGAGCAGGTCATTGACCTGCATGCAAAGATAAAAGTCCGCAGGACGCTTGTGTTTGACGGCGAACCGGAAAGCCAGATCGTGGAAACGACGGTTGGAAGGATGATTTTCAACCGCCCGATTCCGCAGGATCTCGGCTATGTGGACCGCTCCAAGCCGGAAAACCGGTTTAAATTCGAGATCGAATTCCTGGTTGGGAAAAAGCAGCTGGGACAAATCATCGACAGATGCATCAAGGTCCACGGCGTGCCGAAGACCTCCGAAGTTCTGGACGCGATCAAAGCGCAGGGATACAAGTATTCCACCCGCAGCGGAATTACGGTTTCCGTCAGCGACGCGACAATTCCGCCCCAGAAAAAGGAGATCATCGCGGACGCCGAGCAGAAAATCGACACAATTTCCGAGCAGTACAAGATGGGTCTGCTTTCCAATGGCGAGCGGTATAATGCCGTTCTGAAAACCTGGACAAAAGCGACGGAGGACGTTTCCTCCGCCCTTCAGAAAAACCTGGACCGCTACAACCCGATTTTCATGATGGCCGATTCCGGGGCCCGCGGTTCCATGAGCCAGATCCGCCAGCTGGCGGGTATGCGCGGTCTGATCGCGAATACGTCCGGTAAGACAATAGAAATTCCAATCCGGGCCAATTACCGTGAAGGCCTGAACATCCTTGAATACTTTATTTCTTCCAGAGGTGCCAGAAAGGGCCTTGCCGATACCGCTCTGCGCACGGCGGATTCCGGCTATCTGACCCGCCGCCTGGTCGATGTTTCCCAGGATGTGATTATCCGGGAAGACGACTGCGGCGCAACCGAGGGCCTTGAAATCTTTGATATCAAGGAAGGCAAGGAAATTATCGAGACCATGCACGAACGGCTGATCGGGCGTTATCTTTTGGAGGATTTTGTGGATGAAGCGACCGGCGAGGTTCTGGTCTCCAAGGATAAACTGATGGACGACCGGGACGCCGAACTGATTACCTCCAGAGGGATCAAGAAAATTAAGATCCGTTCCATTCTGGACTGCCGCGCGAAGCACGGGGTGTGCAAAAAATGCTACGGAGCGAATCTGGCGACGCGGATGCCTGTGACGGTCGGAGAGGCGGTCGGCATTATCGCCGCCCAGTCCATCGGGGAGCCGGGCACGCAGCTGACCATGCGCACGTTCCACACCGGCGGCGTTGCCAGCGCGGAGGATATTACACAGGGCCTGCCGCGCGTCGAGGAGCTGTTTGAAGGCCGGAAACCGAAACATCTTGCAATCATCAGTGAGATCGCGGGCAAGGTTTCCTTTGACGAAATCAAGAAGAGCCGCCACGTTGTCGTAACAAATTCCGAAACAGGGGAAAACAAGTCCTATTTGATTCCTTTCGGCTCCAGAATCATTGTCAGCGAGGGCGATGAAATCAAAGCTGGAACCCGCGTGACGGAAGGTTCCGTGAATCCGCACGACGTTCTGGCAATCAGCGGGACCCAGGCGGTTCAGGATTATCTGATTGAAGAAGTTCAGAAGGTTTACCGCATGCAGGGCGTTGACATCAACGACAAGCACATTGAGGTCATTGTCCGCCAGATGCTGAAAAAGGTTCGCGTGGAAGAGGCGGGTGACACGACTCTGCTTCCGAGCGCGCTGATTGAAAAAAGCGAGCTGGAAGCGGAAAACCAGATTGTCCGCGACCGGATCGCGGCCGGGGAAACCGATCTGCAGGAAGCGACCGCGACGCCGGTTCTGCTCGGGATTACAAAAGCATCCCTCGCGACGGATTCGTTCCTTTCCGCCGCCTCTTTCCAGGAAACGACGCGCGTGCTGACCGATGCGGCCATTAAAGGCAAGGTTGACCCCTTGCTTGGCCTCAAGGAGAATGTCATTATCGGCAAGCTGATTCCGGCGGGAACCGGCATGAAATGCTACAGGGATGTCGAAATCGAGCCAACCGGCGAAAACTTGACAAACAGCGCGGTTTAG
- the rpoB gene encoding DNA-directed RNA polymerase subunit beta — protein MVNVKPVRVGKNTRMSFARIDEVLDMPNLIEVQKKSYQWFLDEGLKEVFKEVSGITDYTGNLVLDFVDYKLDADKPNYSVEECKERDATYSAALRVTARLLNKESGEIKESEVFMGDFPLMTDSGTFVINGAERVIVSQLVRSPGVYYKMEYDKTGKELYSSTVIPNRGAWLEYESDANDVFYVRIDKNRKIPVTVFIRSLGLGSDEDIREYFGSDERMEATIAKDPCKNMEEALFEIYRKLRPSEPPTIESAQAHINSLFFDARRYDLSRVGRYKYNKKLNLAGRIAGQVLSRPIADPRTGELLAEAETAVSRELAEQIDNAGVSVAFVQVGDREVKVISNGMVDIQNFVSFDAKAECEINERVRFTILNEILESSSNDDEIKEKIIARADELIPKHIIIDDIFASINYMNCLAVGLGTVDDIDHLGNRRIRSVGELLQNQFRIGFSRLERVIRERMTLQAQDLEVLTPHSLINIRPVVAAIREFFGSSPLSQFMDQTNPLAELTHKRRLSALGPGGLSRDRAGFEVRDVHYTHYGRMCPIETPEGPNIGLISYLATFARINEYGFIEAPFRRVDKKTGVVTKEVVYMTADVEDNYIVAQANEPLDEVGHFANAKVNGRYRDEFVEVEREQADYMDVSPRMVVSVATAMIPFLENDDANRALMGSNMQRQAVPLLKTESPIVGTGMEFKAGVDSGVCVLAKRSGVVRSVSADEIKILADNGETDTYHVIKFMRSNQGTCINQVPIVDLNDRVAAGDVIADGPATKDGEISLGKNALIGFMTWEGYNYEDAVLISEKVVRDDVFTSIHIEEYETEARDTKLGPEEITRDIPNVNEDLLRDLDDGGIIRIGAEVRAGDILVGKVTPKGETELTAEERLLRAIFGEKAREVRDTSLRVPHGESGIVVDVKVFTRENSHDELSPGVNKVVRCYLAQKRKISVGDKMAGRHGNKGVVSRILPVEDMPFLPDGTPLDIVLNPLGVPSRMNIGQVLEVHLGLAAKALGWKIMTPVFDGAHEDDIVECLKQAGRSPDGKIQLRDGRTGEDFDNPVTVGYMYYLKLHHLVDDKIHARSTGPYSLVTQQPLGGKAQFGGQRFGEMEVWALEAYGAAYTLQEILTVKSDDVVGRVKTYEAIVKGQNIPTPGIPESFKVLIKELQSLALDVKVLDVNNDEIDLKQNFDEDDDIGFNPQEENFDEPTVADGDFEGFSMEETEDDGELFDESDGFSDDGGDASGDSEDFEKDDLFDLNSDEDKT, from the coding sequence CGCGGCTGCTCAATAAGGAAAGCGGCGAAATTAAGGAATCCGAAGTTTTTATGGGGGATTTTCCCCTGATGACCGACAGCGGCACCTTTGTCATCAACGGGGCCGAGCGCGTCATTGTTTCTCAGTTGGTCCGTTCGCCGGGCGTTTACTATAAAATGGAGTACGACAAGACCGGTAAGGAGCTTTACAGTTCCACCGTCATCCCGAACCGCGGCGCATGGCTGGAGTATGAAAGCGACGCGAACGACGTCTTCTATGTGCGCATTGATAAAAACCGCAAAATACCGGTGACCGTTTTCATCCGCTCCCTTGGGCTCGGTTCGGACGAGGATATCCGCGAATATTTCGGCAGCGACGAACGGATGGAAGCGACGATCGCCAAGGATCCCTGTAAAAACATGGAAGAGGCCCTGTTTGAGATTTACAGGAAGCTCCGCCCGAGCGAGCCGCCGACCATAGAAAGCGCACAGGCTCACATCAACAGCCTGTTTTTTGATGCCCGCCGGTACGATCTGTCCCGCGTGGGACGCTATAAATACAATAAAAAGCTGAATCTTGCAGGGCGTATCGCCGGGCAGGTCCTCTCCCGCCCGATCGCGGATCCCCGCACGGGGGAGCTGCTTGCGGAGGCCGAAACCGCCGTTTCCCGCGAGCTTGCCGAGCAGATTGACAACGCCGGCGTTTCGGTTGCCTTCGTACAGGTCGGGGACCGCGAGGTAAAAGTGATTTCCAACGGAATGGTCGACATTCAAAATTTCGTTTCCTTCGATGCGAAAGCGGAATGTGAGATCAATGAAAGAGTCCGTTTCACTATCTTGAATGAGATTTTGGAATCCAGCTCCAATGACGATGAGATCAAGGAGAAAATCATCGCGCGAGCCGACGAACTGATTCCGAAGCATATCATTATCGACGATATTTTCGCTTCGATCAATTATATGAACTGTCTTGCGGTCGGTCTTGGAACAGTGGACGACATCGACCACCTTGGCAACCGCCGCATCCGCTCCGTCGGCGAGCTGCTGCAAAACCAGTTCCGCATCGGGTTTTCCCGTCTGGAACGCGTGATCCGCGAGCGCATGACTCTCCAGGCGCAGGACCTTGAGGTCCTCACGCCCCATTCCCTGATCAATATCCGCCCCGTGGTCGCAGCGATCCGTGAGTTTTTCGGTTCTTCCCCGCTGTCCCAGTTTATGGATCAGACCAACCCGCTGGCGGAGTTGACCCACAAGCGCCGTCTCTCCGCGCTGGGCCCCGGCGGCCTTTCGAGAGACCGCGCCGGATTCGAGGTCCGCGACGTTCACTACACGCATTACGGGCGCATGTGCCCGATCGAGACGCCGGAAGGCCCCAATATCGGACTGATTTCCTATCTGGCTACCTTTGCGCGGATCAATGAGTACGGCTTTATCGAAGCTCCGTTCCGCCGCGTAGACAAAAAGACCGGCGTGGTGACCAAGGAAGTCGTTTATATGACGGCGGACGTCGAGGACAACTATATTGTCGCGCAGGCGAACGAACCTCTCGACGAAGTAGGGCATTTTGCCAACGCGAAGGTCAACGGCCGTTACCGTGACGAGTTTGTCGAAGTGGAACGGGAGCAAGCCGATTATATGGATGTTTCGCCCCGGATGGTCGTTTCCGTCGCGACGGCAATGATTCCGTTTCTGGAAAACGACGACGCGAACCGCGCGCTGATGGGTTCCAACATGCAGCGGCAGGCGGTCCCTCTGCTGAAGACCGAATCTCCGATCGTCGGGACGGGCATGGAATTCAAAGCGGGCGTCGACTCCGGAGTCTGCGTGCTTGCGAAACGCAGCGGCGTGGTCCGGAGCGTATCCGCGGATGAAATAAAAATTCTTGCGGACAACGGGGAGACCGACACCTATCATGTCATTAAATTTATGCGGTCCAATCAGGGAACATGCATCAATCAGGTGCCGATTGTCGATCTGAACGATCGCGTCGCGGCCGGCGACGTGATCGCGGACGGACCCGCGACGAAGGACGGGGAGATCAGCCTCGGCAAAAACGCCCTGATCGGCTTTATGACCTGGGAAGGCTACAATTACGAGGACGCCGTTCTGATCAGTGAAAAGGTTGTTCGGGACGATGTGTTCACCTCCATCCACATTGAGGAATACGAAACCGAGGCCCGCGATACCAAGCTCGGCCCGGAGGAAATCACGCGCGACATCCCGAACGTCAACGAAGATCTGCTCCGCGACCTGGACGACGGCGGGATCATCCGCATCGGCGCGGAAGTCCGCGCGGGAGATATTCTGGTCGGCAAGGTCACGCCGAAGGGCGAGACGGAGCTGACGGCGGAGGAGCGGCTGCTCCGCGCCATTTTCGGCGAAAAGGCACGCGAAGTGCGCGACACTTCTCTCCGTGTTCCGCACGGTGAAAGCGGAATTGTCGTGGACGTCAAGGTTTTCACCCGCGAGAACAGCCACGACGAGCTGAGCCCCGGAGTCAACAAGGTCGTCCGCTGCTATCTGGCGCAGAAGAGAAAGATCTCGGTCGGCGACAAGATGGCGGGCCGCCATGGGAACAAGGGTGTCGTTTCGCGCATCCTCCCTGTGGAGGATATGCCGTTCCTCCCCGACGGAACTCCGCTTGACATTGTCCTGAACCCTCTGGGCGTTCCATCCCGAATGAATATCGGCCAGGTGCTGGAAGTGCACCTCGGCCTTGCGGCGAAAGCGCTTGGCTGGAAAATTATGACTCCTGTCTTTGACGGCGCGCACGAAGACGACATCGTCGAATGCCTGAAACAGGCCGGCAGAAGCCCGGACGGCAAAATTCAGCTTCGCGACGGGCGCACGGGAGAGGATTTTGACAATCCGGTCACAGTTGGATATATGTATTACCTGAAGCTCCATCACCTGGTCGACGATAAAATTCACGCGCGTTCCACCGGACCCTATTCCCTCGTTACGCAGCAGCCTTTGGGCGGCAAAGCCCAGTTCGGCGGGCAGCGCTTCGGTGAAATGGAGGTCTGGGCGCTGGAAGCGTACGGCGCTGCTTACACTCTGCAGGAAATCCTCACCGTCAAATCCGACGATGTGGTCGGCCGCGTAAAGACTTACGAGGCGATTGTCAAAGGTCAGAATATTCCGACGCCGGGGATCCCCGAATCCTTTAAAGTTCTGATTAAGGAGCTTCAGTCCCTCGCCCTGGATGTAAAGGTACTGGATGTAAACAATGATGAAATCGATCTGAAGCAGAACTTTGATGAAGACGACGACATCGGGTTCAATCCTCAGGAGGAAAACTTCGACGAGCCGACGGTAGCGGATGGTGACTTTGAGGGCTTCTCTATGGAAGAGACAGAGGACGATGGTGAGCTTTTTGACGAATCCGACGGCTTTTCCGATGATGGAGGAGACGCTTCGGGCGATTCCGAAGATTTTGAGAAAGACGATCTGTTCGATTTGAATTCCGATGAAGATAAAACTTGA